The region ATAGACCGCCGCCACATCCGCAAGATCGACGGCCCAGTTCTCGTATCCGATGGTAGACATATGCCTTGCTCCTTACTCTGCAGGGGTGGTCCGGGAGGCCAGGTAGGCCTTGTCCGCTTCGATGATGTCTGTCTTGGCGTCTTCGTAGGCGTGGTGTTCCGCGTAATCGAGACCCTGCAGTTCCACCTCTTCGGGGATGCGCAGCACGCCCGCCGCAGCCTGCAGCTTCGCCACCACGAAGCCGGGCAGGAAGCCCAGGACGAAGAACATGATCACCGCGCCCAACGCGTTGCCCAGCGGGTTGATCGTGGCGTAGCCCTCGAAGGGTGAGGAGGGCGCGCCCCACAGGACGAAGCCCGCGATGATCAGACCCACGACACCGGAATAGCCGTGCACTGCAACGGCCCCCACCGCGTCGTCCAGCTTGAACCGCCGTTCGACCCAGAAGTGTAGCTTGTACACGATCACGACACCCACGGCGCCGATCAGCATGGCCTGGATCGGGTGGTAGAGGTCATTGCCCGCCGAGGCGGTGATGATCCCGGCCAGCCCGCCCGAGAAGGTCCAGAAGGCATCGCCTTTCGACACCACATAAGCCGCCATCAGCCCGCCCGAGAGCGACATGAGGAAGTTGAAGGTGATCGCCGAGAGCGAGGTCGGGGCGAGATAGATGTTCGTCGCCGTCCAGGTGGTGCCGGTGATCTGGCCGCCGATGACCTCCGGAGAGATGACCGGCACGTTGCAGGCCGCGTAGAACCCCCAGAAGCCGGTGTAGATCAGGAAGATCCCGATCGTCA is a window of Ponticoccus alexandrii DNA encoding:
- a CDS encoding ammonium transporter; this translates as MDGNLNALTTVFTEFYYWVTVVFMFLIHVGFCMYEVGASRRRNHMHTLMKNVMVIPLVTVTFFFFGWWIYWAFPMFPFFGGLDHEMGDANLPWSQTMGTNLSDRITGVFWAAFLLFSWTAASIVSGSVIERIRSSALWVHAVLIGSVWWIIDAAWGWHYGGWMVKYLGYHDAYASGVIHAIAGGYALGVIMVLGPRIGKFAKDGTPRDIPPHNPWMLTIGIFLIYTGFWGFYAACNVPVISPEVIGGQITGTTWTATNIYLAPTSLSAITFNFLMSLSGGLMAAYVVSKGDAFWTFSGGLAGIITASAGNDLYHPIQAMLIGAVGVVIVYKLHFWVERRFKLDDAVGAVAVHGYSGVVGLIIAGFVLWGAPSSPFEGYATINPLGNALGAVIMFFVLGFLPGFVVAKLQAAAGVLRIPEEVELQGLDYAEHHAYEDAKTDIIEADKAYLASRTTPAE